Sequence from the Toxoplasma gondii ME49 chromosome Ib, whole genome shotgun sequence genome:
CTTACATTGTAAAGGTGAGTTCGTGGACTATCAGCTGAAGAAGCTCTGCCATGTACACGGCTCAGGGCTCGTAGCTTCCAACGATGCTCACAAAAATGGAAGATACGGGAATTTTGATGCCCTTAAGAACGAAAAATTGGCGAACGTGGGTGCATACATTGTCGGCATCTGTCGCGGTATTCTTAGTTACCCAGAGCGATATCAGTTTGACAGGCTGAAGCTGGTCTTTTAGGCGTCACGGACAGTCCACGCAGAGACTAGGAAGTTGACAAGCCCTAGGCTGCTGCGGGAGCGTCCACTCAGTGTATCGGTGGTGTCCCGAAAAACGTACGCGGCTGAAATGTGTTACGTACCTGGACAGCCGACATGATTATGGATCGGAGTTTCTTTATTTCCTCATTCCGCTCGACAATCTTCTCGTTGAGAGCTTGATTTTCAATTTTTAGTTGTTCAAAGTCCATGACATGGAACTGCTCCTGCATGTCATTTTCTGAAACCATCTGGTGAAGCACATCTAACTGATGTTTCAATTTCGTACTTGCAGACCTCGCCTCCTGTAGCGCCCtagtcttttcttcttccagctgCATCAGTTGTCCGAGAATCGACTCCGGAATCGGCTTCCCGCTCCGTGCCATCTGGGAATTCTTCGCGACCTTACGGAGAAAATCTCTGTTGGGTCGAAAGTGTCACACACCGTGGCAGATAACACAAGTTTTATTGACCTCAACAATACCAATGGAGGATGCACATAGCGGTGTtgactttttctttttttaaTGTTGAAAACGTGTGCGACTGTTGTACACAATGAATGTGTCACAGATTTACGTGTTGGTGGGTCGGTAGCCCAGCGAATGATGCATCCTTTTTCAAGAGCAGTTGCTACCATGTAAACAGCTTTCACGACATGGTTGCACGGAGGCGACTACTCGCAGTTTGCAGAAAGCCGTAAGGCACGGACATTGACGACTATCCCTGCCTAGCGGTTTAGGTTTTAGAAAAAGGAATGTGCTGCCTTTCCTTGGTAGCTTGATCTTGTCCAAGGCGTTTTGAATAAATTAATCGCAATACAAAAACCACTGGACACAACTTTACACATGTCCCTACTTCACTGGAGCGACTACCTGAATGCAGTTCTGCACTCTTCGACCTTCTCCTGGTGTGTTGCCAGCTTCTGGTTTTCTTGTTGCATTTTTTCTTCCGTCAACGCCGATAtccgttctttttcttcctttgtAGCTTCCAGGGTTCGGAGCATAGCGAAGTACTGTTGCGTTGTCAACCGTGGGTCGCCAGTCTGCGCTCTATACACCGGGAAGTCTCCGGTCGTCGAGAATTTCATTgccagcttcttctccactcgagcgttttcctccttcacTCGCTTCAATTCGTCTCGCAAAACTTCAGCTTCGATGGACATTTGCTCGTACTCATTGTCCAGTGCCTCGACATCAAGGGCCACCAAGTCCGCCCCTGGCTGTTCAGCTGATTCTCTGTGGTTCCCCGTGCTAGGCTGCAGCAGAAACCCACACGCCAGACACACCTTGCGCTCTGTGGAAAACACGGAGGgcgagcgagaaaagcagaatcTCGCACCCCGCGAGATAGTCTGCTGGCCTCCGCAACACAGATCAGTGGCAAGCAACTTCCTCGTTCCGACCTTACTGACACCAGAGCTGAAGCAGCAATGCCATTCGTGTTCTTCTGTCGTATTCGTgacagacgagaagctgCTCCCTCCCTACACTCACTCGGAACGATTCAAGTTCAGCATATGCGTCGTCAAGAGGTGACGAAGCGTCGGAGGCATGCGCGGCTCCGGCTCCGGTGAGTCTGTTTTTGTCCTCGTTGCCTCTCTGGGAAGGACTGCCAGAGTTAAGACTTACTCCTTTGTACCCGCATTGGCCTGAAGGAAGGGcactgtcttcgtctcttccatTTGTCTCACGCTCCCTCGTCCCGGTGCCGGAGAGAGACTCCGAGGCTGTTCGGGCGGAGGGCTTATCAGTGTCGGGTGGCGTCTGCTGGTTTTCCGAAGATCTGTGTTCTCCGTGGTTATCCGGAAACGGATCTACAGAGTTTTCAGTTTCTGTAGAGGGGAGATAGTTCGCATGCATTTCTCCATTTTGTGCAGTTCGAGAGCTGTGGGTACCTGCAGCGGCCTGCGAATCACTCGCCTGGTCACGCCCTTCGGCACAAATCACATCAGGGtgtgttgtttcttcttgttgtTTTGTAGCTTGTCTCCGTTGGGTCTCTGCCCCGTCGACGCGTTCTGTTTCGCTCCTGTGACTGTTTTTTCGGGAGATGTTTCCTTGAACTCCTTGAGAAGTAGCTTCTCGCGTTGGAGGGCCGCCCACGATCTCGATGATGTCGCCATTGTGAGACAGCGGCTTTTCACTTCGTTCACTGGCAGCATCTGTGTAACAACCGCAAGCGGCTCGAGAAGGTGGAATTTTGTACACAATAACAATATGTCATGAAGACCCGAGTTCACAGTCACGATTACAAGAGAAATAGAACCCGACGCTTGCCCGGGTTTCGCGTCCCAAAACGTGCATAAGTGGGgggtttctctctgctgggTCGAACCCGTGCGTGTGTAACGTGGAAATGTCGAAAAGAGACATGTGAGCGATGATAAACGACATCGTTTCACAGACTCTTCCTCAGCATGTGTAGGATCTGCAGCTGCGCCGATCTACCTGCGCTTCTAGCTCCTgatctctgtttctgtcccTATCTCcgtgtcgccttctcttgcgATTTCTCGATATCTGTTGGCGCCCACACAACTAAATAAAATGCATGATGCGTCGTGCACACTCGCACACCCATACTGAATGAAatgaatgcatgcgcgcacGCGCATGTGCAgcaagtctctctctctaccaacacacacacacactcgtATCGACGCCTACCTAAACACAAGATGATCTGGTTATCTGCCTGGTGACGCAGTGCCTCACTTGCCTCGGTGGCCCTCCTCCGTGGCTAGCAAAGGATTGGCTTCCAGATCCTGAATCCAGTCACTCTGGATCACTGGCAGTTCGTCGCGGCTGTTGCGGGCAGTGAGAGCCGCGCCCCAGAACAGCAAGTTTCGTACGAGACTCGCGCGTTgtcctgcagctgcagcatgCAAACAGGTTTCACCTGTGGAATTCGGCTTGTTGAGAAGCGATGGTATCTCCTGGGGTCTTGAGGCACAGTAATGGCCGAAAAACTCGTCCCAAAAAGGCTCCTGGTCAAAAGACTCGGGTTGTTGACATGCCACAAGAACGGCAGAGTCCCCCGCAGCATTTGTCGCACCGGGGTCCATGCCGAACTGAAGGAAGTCGACTGCCTATGAACAGTtcggaagaaggaaaataAGGAATAACACAATTGCCTCCACGTAAACCAGCTCTGTAGTGTGCACATCCGTGCTTTGTAGCGCAGAACTATGTCCGTGATACAGCCATGTACCGGCAGAAGAGGACCGATGGTCCCCTCCCTGGGCCATCTGAATGACGTAGACGAGAGGCAGCACCTGCCTTTCGAGGAATGAGAGCCGACATTTTATTCGAGGACTACTTGCAGTGTCTGTTTTGGGTAAAGCCCTCTGGCACAAGTGAAGGCAACAGAcggtttttccttttcgacGCGCCACAATGTAGAACTCAAAAGTCCAATGCTCTCAAACTAATCCGGCGAGCCCTGTGCAACCCAGACAGAGGCCGCCTCTTGCAGAAGCCTGAGTGTTACAGGGGATCAGGTTCGTTACTACCACACGCTGCGTGCCGGCTGTGCTTGACAGCAGCTTAGCTAAGGAGGGATTTCCGATTTCTTTCGTAATCTACGTAGTGCAATCGGCGTGCGAATCGCTGTGAAAACTTTGTTGTTTTCCCGTCCAACAATTCGCACAACACAGTCCATGTGAATGCATCAGGGGGCCAGGGAGGTCCCTTTGAACTCGTCAGTTTTCACTCAAAAGAATGTTGAGAGACAAAGGTTTTCAGAATGCGGACCTGGTCGTAATCATGTCGCTTGATGGCGGAGGTCAAGGCTGTGTCGCCTTCGACATTTCGAGCATACTGATCCGCTCCTCGAGAGAGCAGATACGCAATGCATCTTCCTCGCGCATTAAAAAGTGCAGTTCGGTCTTGTGTGCCTAGGCAAAGAATCGCGGCATTTTTGGGTAAAATTTGTGAGTGAAGCAGACACTTCACAGAGGTTTTAGACAGTACGCAAATCGAGAAGTATATCTAATAGGATAGGCTGCACTGAGAAGGCTGCAGCAGTGGTGGATAAGAAATGGGACAATCTGGACCTTCTTTGAAAAACTCATGTTCTATCGAGAGGCCCGCAGGCCAGTGCGTCGTGGGTTTACGTGCTTTATATATTTCATTCAGCCGAGACAAGTGGAAATGCAAACATGGTCCTTCTGTTGTGCATGAGAAACGTCAGCCGGTGACCCTTCTTTGCGACACAGCTGTGGTTTGCGGGTCCTCAGGCGAATAGGAGAGAACAGTGAGATGCCAACACATGAGAACGCATGATAGTTTTCGAGAACAAATGCCGGGACACCAGACAGAACTATGGGTCAGATGCCCTTGGTCTAACCGTCGAACCGTTTCGATGGGGGGGATATGCAAATATAGTTCTATTTTTAAAAGTTTCAGATAAATGACATGCGAACACTCGGACAAACTTTCACAGCTAAAAGTGTTCAATTTCAATATCCTCCGACATTAAGGTTGGGAATGACTGTAGCACCCCAGAAATTCCACATCGGTTATATTCTAGGCGTAATGTATGTATTACTGTTGTCACGCGTATGAGCGTATAAAAGGTTTCCTTGTCTTATTTAACGATCGTCTCAAGGGACATCTAACATCAACGGACTTCTAACCTGAGCTCCGTATATTAACGTCGCTACAGCACGTCTCGACAAGATATTCGAGACATTTCTCGGAAAAGGCTGCAGCATGCGCGAGGATCGACTGGCATCCAAAGATCTCGACTTCAGCTGGTCGCGGAGGTTCTGGCTGGTCTGTGTCGGACGATCTCTCGGAGTTAGGTTGCTTTGCAGTGTTATCGTCTTCCGCTGCTATAGCAAGCTCCAGGGACTACAAAATATTACACACCCACACACAACGCACCACACCCCATATTTGCTTGGATTTTTGGCAAAGGCTAAGAAGTGAAAACGGTATtcggaagaaggaaactaTTCAATTCGAGACCCTGGTCTATATCGATGTCGAAATATTGCTTTTTCTTGAAGAATCAGAGTACCTTGTTTCGGGAAGCCAGGATTCATGTCATCTTGTGGTAACTTCCCAAAActagacacagacacagaaaattGGAAGGACTATGCGTTCTGCTTGTGCCAGACTTTTGGGGGCGTGGTCCGACACGCCACAACACCATCCTGTTTTAAAAAGCGGTTTTTCGTCAGCTAGACTTCTTCCAGAGGGCTGGCCGCCACAGAGGGTCTGCGCCCACCCATGTGGTTCCTGTGAAACAGTTGCCGACATTCTTGTTGGAAAGACCGTTCTCTTCCGGTGAAGAAGGCCCTGTTGATTATTTTTTTACCTTCACGAAACCTTCAAAATCATTGTCTTGAATGCATCCAAACACAGTGCTCCAGAGGTCGGCGGAGGGGCTCTCTGGGGTGACGTAGAGGGCGTGCCGTCTGTGAGCACCCAGATAGTCTTCTGCTTCAGTTCCCATTTTTCAGCTCTTTGGAAAACACATGTTCTCTAACAGCCTCGGATAGTACCCCCTGCAGATCCAGAATGGGCAAAATAGGGTTGGCGATACAGACTGCCGATGAGGTTTGGCCGTGCTTCTGCAGGGTAGATCCCTCAAAGGCCAGGGCATGTTACGCATCCCTCAGGGACTCCGTAGGAGTTGCATGGACAAATCGGTGATGGTCTTGCGAGGTAACTAAACAGCGGCAACAAGCATACTTCATGGTTTGTACAAAATGCTTCTATAGCCTCCGGCAAAGAAGATAGTCAACTGGATGCCAAGTCGGTCAtggcaagaagagaagagcgggaaAGTCGCTTTGTTTCACGGGCGAACAAAAGAAGGACTACACTTTTGTTCCGTCACACAAACCGTGTGAGAGCTGCCTcgaacgacgcagagagcgtAACTGTTTATCTTCCAAATGACAGAAAAAGGCTTCTAAGTATGTCCATCGTAAAGAGAACAGATTGGTGATCACTGCGTTCTGTGTACGTATGGAATCAGACACCGAGACGTATACTGAACACAGTTTGCACATAACCACACACGCAACCTGGATTTCAGGATTGACTTTTCCCCGTTCTAGCAGTAGATGGCTTtgttgcgtttctcttcagtcATCATTCGAGGGTGCTGAGGAAGCGACCGGCCTCAACGTTCTATAGCATTTAAGCATGCATTTGCAttccagagacagaaaacaaccCACACCCGTCCTTGGAGCCAATATCACTACACCGTTGCCTTATATCATCTGAACCCGCAAACATTGGTTCACGAATACGTTTCATTTCCAAGTAAAGACCCGCATTCGTGTCTGAATGTCACCTGATATCCCCTGAACACACCAGGGAAATGTTGCACGAGGGTCAAGAGAGAAGCCAACGGTAGAATGTGGTTTGCGTGGTCTCTATGAATCTTAATCAACTCATTCACGCGGGTCTTTGCTCGCTTGGATCCTGGGTCCTTGTAGTTTCAAGGTCTTCCCTCGGTATGAAGCCGATCTTGTCGTCCCTATGTTTTCTAGGAAGATGACACATTTTCGTTCAAGTGCGCGTTGACTGGGTGTTTGTCCGTCCTTTTGAACAATGTCACGGCAAAAGCAGTTCAGGAAACACTTTGTGCCTCGAGGGTAAAACACACCAAAAGCAACTTTACGGAACGAGCTCGTCGCTTGTTTGGCGTGGGACGAGGGCCCCAGTGGACTTCGCGAGCACCTCGTGAAAAATAGCTCTTGCCAGCTGCGGTTTCGGTTTTATGAATAGGCTTCACAGGACAAATCGAAGCAGACATATAAGTTCACTCCACCTTAAACTACGCGCTGTTTTGGGCCCCCCACCTCCAAACTGGAAAAAAATGCTACGACGACTCTGGTGTTCACTAGCCGTTTGCTCGTCATGTCGCGCCCCAATCGCAATGTAAATTCAAGGTTTTCTGATTCCTGATGCTTCAATGAACAAAACTTCTCGCGTCACTTTCACAATGGAATTACACTGAAATGCGTATCACGTAGTGCAATTATTTCCCTGCATCTCCGCAAAAAATGGTGAAGACCCTACAACTATCGGAGCATACGTCTACCTCGTACATAACAAAAAAGCTCCCACATACCTGCTCTGCGAGGCGCAGCGGAAATACACGAGCATGCAATGCGAGCGATCCCCCAGCGACGGCGGAATTGCCTCGTGCCTTGAAACGGGTGGCATAGCGACCCTCTGTTCGACCCGTGTTCTGGAAATATCGCAGGACTACAATTTCCGGGTTCCTTGCAAATCACGTGACGCCGATTTTGGGGTCTTGTTTGCTATAGCGACGTTGTGTCTGTTGATGGAGTTCGCTTCTGCATCAGACCGCCACTTCGCGATACTGCACTCGATGAGTTCCCAGATGGATCAAGGCTGCATGTACGAAGTTACGCCTTTTACCATAAACCTCCTGTGTCGTTTGTTGGTACTCGTCTAACGGATGCTAGTGCCCATGTTGCCACAAAGTCCATCGGACGTTTGCTCCGCTGTTCAGCTGGATTTCCCAATTCACTCAGTAGCTCAGGTCATTATCAGTGTTTGGACAAGGTTGGCACCGAGGAATGCAGCAAGTTCTCTGCCACGAGATGCAACATGCTGACTACGTGCAAAGGCAGCTACTGCCTGGTGTAAATAAGTGACAACGCAGAAAGATGCGCACCGCTTACGATGCGTGTCGCCAGATATCACATCGATGCTCGGCGCCTGCGGATCGCTTCAGCACATAGTCCCAGTTGTGATATCTACACTGCAGAATGCAAGGATTCATAGATAAGTATGCACCTTTGATGTAACGCTGCCCAACACGCATTCTCAACCAGAGCACCGCGCCGCGGACTGTTCTGGAGCGGTGCGCGGTAGAGGGTACCCTTTTCAAAACATTTAGTGTTGCAAGGGTATAGTCtatacacgcatgcatcttATATACTACGAAGCTGCCACCCACCGACGCAGGAACTAAAAGCGGGCACGCATAGCTTTGAGGGTCAACTCACGAGCTCCTTGCCAAAACAAACATATGAATCGGAGAAGATGTCCCTCGCGTGTGCCGAATGGCAACGCGCTGCCTCAATGACACAGATCGCCACGGCGTCTGGCATTTGAAGGCACTGTTCATCCGTAGCAAATGAGCGAAAAGCCACAAAAGAAATTGGGGGATAGTGCACAAACTGAAACAACTGAACACAATTCTTCACAAGCGGGGTCGTCACCACAGCGTGGGATGACACAAATTGACCTCCCGCGTCACGCGGGAGCAGACTGCGAGCTTGCCGTGGTTTTATACACAGAAAAGATCGGTACTCCATTCTGTCGAAACGTGCGTCAACTGACGGCCACTACTTTTCGAGCCACTCATCCCAAATTGTCTCTGATTTTGTGCTTAGCTCTCCGTGAGGCTTACGCTTAAAAAACACGAAAAACAAGTTATACAGTCGTGGGAGAGCAGGCTTGTCGTTCCGTGACGGGCACTCAGCTGACAGGAGCGCAGGCGATCGCGAAGCACGATGCTTGCTGGCTCTGTCCCCCGAGAGCTAGTCGTCCTTCACTCACAAAAAAATCCCCTCAACTCCCGCTCGTAGATTCATTACAGAAGCTTACTGCTGCGACAACGTAACATACATATCCCTCGACAAAAGGAACTGAACAGGGAAGATCTCGACAAGCACACGCTCCCTCTCTGCACTGAGCAAGGCAGTCTTCTCCAGAAGAAAACTGCTCGTAATTTCGAAACTCGACTGTGCGTTTTAAAGCTGTCATCTAAGAATGCCAGCACGCGCCTCCGAGATTCGCCGCGCTAACTCTCCAATCCCGCGTCTCAAGACTTTTGTTGCATTTCACAAGCTACACGGCAATTCGTGGACGCCAATTGGCTTCGCACGCCTCGTCGAGAGCATTTTGTTTGTTTGCCTTTACTGTTCGGCGAATTGTGGATCCAGTTGATCGGCTGCACCGGTGAAATAGTCTAGCTTCCACGCACGGCACACACAATTtccgtttcgttttttcatCTGGGATTTTTTTCGGGAGGCACATGACTGAAAACAGGCACAAGTTCGCGTGCACTAAGCTACTCTACTTGACTCGTCGTGTGTTCATTCCATACGCATTCAAGTCACTTGCAGTAAAGAGCTCGAGAGTCCTTGCAATCTCCAGAGCCGATGGCCGCTCACGCGGGGACCATGAGAAACAACGTTCGAACAGTCTCCTTGCTGCAGGGTGGAACCACGAGGGGACGGCGGGTCGCATTCTCTTGCACATGATTGCGTCAATCACACCTGCAAAAGTACACACGAAAACTTGGATGTATATGTTGGAAGCTAACTTACCGACCGAACAACCCCTTTCTTTGAAACACGTTTCCCTCCCCGCCGTCAGTCTTTTCAAGAAGTCTCGTGACTTATTTTATGATCCTTATCAATAAGAGCATGCCACCACTGTCCAAATGTTCACTGAACACACGTTAAGCACTGAACACCCTGTGGGGTTGCGACTCTAAACAACCTGAGTCATCAAATGCCATGTGagcgtcgtcgcctttccccccccccctccccccatCCCAGACACCCGGCATCTACTCGGAAATTGTTACTCTACCATCTGCACCTAACGACAAATGCCAACTGTGGGCACTCCGGGACAGAAGCCCGGCTGATCGCCTGTTCGCTGAAATCTTACCGTCGTTAGAGTGGATTTCTTCGAAGGGGATAGGACCACCAAAAATTTCTATGAGGCAACACGCAAGGCCCCAAATATCTGCTTTTTCGTCAATCAACGTCCCCGTGGCGAAACATTCTGGCGCCATGTATCTCGGCGAGCCTCCGTTGTCATCGAGGAGGAGTTTGCCACTCGCTTCCAGACTGCGAGTCTTGCCAAAATCGCACAATTTGAGCCCGCTCTGCACACAGGCAAACCCCAGCAGGGTTCAGCTTTTGGAACACTCGAGGATGTCTCACATCCACCACAGACACAATCACAGAGCGGAAACAAACGGCGAACGTGAAAGACAGGAGGCTTCCTACCGTAAGTGCACAGATAAAATAAAACCAGCAGTAGCTGTTAAACTATGGCAGCGTTTAGCGCcgttttctcgctcctcgctCTTTGTCACTGTGGAGACTCTCGTGAAAACCCGGAGGCGACATGCGTGCCTTTCTGCTCTATTGCGACGGGGCAGAGATTTGACAAACAGTCAACACGGCACCGCGAACTTTGGGTCCGGCTTGCTCGCTGAAGCACGGAGGCAGCTACCTAAACAGCCCTGTGAGTGTGAACGAGCCTCGCTTACCACTCCGTCTACAATGAGATTCGCCGTTTTCAGGTCCCTGTGAACCATGCGCTTTTCGTGGTGCATGTAGTGGACAGCTTGAGTGAGCTGTcgggagaggacgagacgtCTTTCCGCCGCCACCAGCACCTTGTTTTCATACAGGAGATCAAAGAGGCTGCCGCCCGGCAGGTACTCCATGACAATGCCGACGCAGCCGGGGTCGAGGCACATGCCTAAATACTTGACGATGTGAGGGTGGGCGTCCATGGCCCGGAACGAGTTCATTTCCCGTGCTATGGAGCGCAGAGCTTCCTGCGTGAGTACGCCGTGGGCTTGCTTCACAGCCACTGTCTGGCCTCGCCACGTAGCACGCGACACAGTCCCGAAACTCCCTTGACTGATTGGCGCGACGATGCAGATGTCCTTGAATGGAACGAGTTCCTTCGTCGGCAACTGGAAAACCAGTTCCCGGTGGTCTCTGCACTCCACCACGCGAACGCCAGTGTCGCGCGCGGTGAACGCGCGCAAGACGCCACCCGTGCAACTCGCCATCGCCATCAACTGCCCGCGATGCGACaacgtcgttttcttcccgcACAGCGACACTCGGAGCACATGCATCGAGACCGAACCTTCCGAGGGTTCTTGGcggcttgtctcctttttctgcgagACCGCAGGGATTGTGCCGCGGGTGAGGCAAGTCCCCGGCGCCTGCGTCGTCGACTTCGTGGCGGCCGCCGTAAATCCCGGCCGAACTTTCACGTTCGGCTTCActtccgctgcatgcgatgaCAACCGCGTGCAGGTGGAagctgcggagacaccgcggACCTCTGGAGGAGGGGCGCTGCACTCGGAAGATCGCTGACCCAGCGgcgcgtcctcgccttccttgcATGCCGCCGACTGTCCCTCCACCGCGACAGGCTTTGCCGAGATCCCTGGAAGAGGCCGCGGCGCAGCCACAAGAGCTGGTCTCGCCGCCGGTGCCGGTCCCGGCGGCCGGTTCTCCTGGTTCGCCGTTAGGAAGGCCCAGGGATTTTTGATGGCATGCTTCGGCGGGGCGCCTCGAAGGCTGACATTTCCTTGCCGCGCATCTTTAGACGACACGGCGGGCACATTCCTCTTCACAGAGGAAATGTGGATATCGCGGTAGACTCCAGTCTTGGCAAACTGGGCAGCTGCGGCCGTTTGCAGCACCCGGCGGACAGGCTGTTGCGGAGTTTGGCCACCGGACACGGGCGGCGAGACAGTTGGCGCGATTCCTGTCGCTCCTTTTGGTGGAGTTAAGAAGAACATGCCGGTGgggaaaggcagaagcggTGCGGGCAGGCTGTGCGAGGGTTTCGACCCGCGCGGAGTCGCGGTCGGGAGATTCCCGAACGAACAGCGACCCACTTGTGCACCTGCATTCTGCACCTTCTGCGTATCGTACACGCTTTGCGACTTCACATACTGTGAGTACAGACACTCGAGGTCTGGCGTGGCCATTCCGTTCGGATCCGCGTTCCCACTCTGCCTGAAGCCGATCTTCTGCGCTTGCGGCTGCGCGGCCGAGAAAGCCACCTGGGAGCGATCCGAAGGCACTTTGGTGAAGAGGACACCGAAGCGAGGAGTCTTCGCTCCCGCCTTTACAGAGAGACATTCGTTTCCCTGCAAAGTGTCGACGCTCTCGGCCCCCGCCGCAGTGACCTGCCCGCCGTAGGTTTGCCGAATGTACTCGGCGACCGTGCGGTAACTCTCCGGGGAAAGCGGGGCAGTTCCTGCACACAGAGCGCCTTGAAAGAAGACTTCCCTCGGACTCCCTTCAGAAAAGTCAAAGTTCTCTACCGGGGCTGCAGCCTGGAGGCTTGGGGTTTCCGACCCCCACGCCCCACGAGCCTTAAGTCGGGTTCCCTCGCGGGCACCGGTGGTCCCAGTTGAGCTTGAGTGAGGATCTGCAGTGCCTGACAAAATCCCGCCAGACTGAGAAGTCTGAAGTTCGAGACTCAAAGACGAAACGATTTTCCCTCCGCTCGCTGCGTGATGTATCTTAGGCCTGCCAGGAGACAGCGGTGCTGCCTCGTTGTCTCTGGGTCTTTCCCTGTCCCCGAGGTCTTTCGATGCACTTTCCGCCAGCCGCGGTGACGGCCACCCAGCAGTGTGAGTGACGGGTGGAAACGTTGCTTTCGCGTTGTTTCTGGATGTCTTTCCGATGGCGGAAGATGGCTGCAGTTTCGTCACACACGGGGCGGGTCCTGTCTCCGGAGAGGGGTGTCGCACATCCCAGCAGGGACTGCTCAAGGGGAGGTACACCAGAGGCGCGCCAAGAGAATCTGGGTTTTCAGAGAACACACTCGTGGGCTGAAGCAGTTTTACCGGCTTAGCCTCAACGTCTGTGGCTCTTTTCCCCAAAGACTTTTCAGAAATATCTC
This genomic interval carries:
- a CDS encoding hypothetical protein (encoded by transcript TGME49_209040), with amino-acid sequence MDPGATNAAGDSAVLVACQQPESFDQEPFWDEFFGHYCASRPQEIPSLLNKPNSTDAASERSEKPLSHNGDIIEIVGGPPTREATSQGVQGNISRKNSHRSETERVDGAETQRRQATKQQEETTHPDVICAEGRDQASDSQAAAGTHSSRTAQNGEMHANYLPSTETENSVDPFPDNHGEHRSSENQQTPPDTDKPSARTASESLSGTGTRERETNGRDEDSALPSGQCGYKGPSTGNHRESAEQPGADLVALDVEALDNEYEQMSIEAEVLRDELKRVKEENARVEKKLAMKFSTTGDFPVYRAQTGDPRLTTQQYFAMLRTLEATKEEKERISALTEEKMQQENQKLATHQEKVEECRTAFRDFLRKVAKNSQMARSGKPIPESILGQLMQLEEEKTRALQEARSASTKLKHQLDVLHQMVSENDMQEQFHVMDFEQLKIENQALNEKIVERNEEIKKLRSIIMSAVQLERLQARHAYLTSLKTSGSTQPAKAK
- a CDS encoding hypothetical protein (encoded by transcript TGME49_209045), with protein sequence MGTEAEDYLGAHRRHALYVTPESPSADLWSTVFGCIQDNDFEGFVKSLELAIAAEDDNTAKQPNSERSSDTDQPEPPRPAEVEIFGCQSILAHAAAFSEKCLEYLVETCCSDVNIRSSG
- a CDS encoding Tyrosine kinase-like (TKL) protein (encoded by transcript TGME49_209050); protein product: MAKTSVAPGPPGGVSRLSACEAPFPAAQSHADNVRVLGSWPADLRDISEKSLGKRATDVEAKPVKLLQPTSVFSENPDSLGAPLVYLPLSSPCWDVRHPSPETGPAPCVTKLQPSSAIGKTSRNNAKATFPPVTHTAGWPSPRLAESASKDLGDRERPRDNEAAPLSPGRPKIHHAASGGKIVSSLSLELQTSQSGGILSGTADPHSSSTGTTGAREGTRLKARGAWGSETPSLQAAAPVENFDFSEGSPREVFFQGALCAGTAPLSPESYRTVAEYIRQTYGGQVTAAGAESVDTLQGNECLSVKAGAKTPRFGVLFTKVPSDRSQVAFSAAQPQAQKIGFRQSGNADPNGMATPDLECLYSQYVKSQSVYDTQKVQNAGAQVGRCSFGNLPTATPRGSKPSHSLPAPLLPFPTGMFFLTPPKGATGIAPTVSPPVSGGQTPQQPVRRVLQTAAAAQFAKTGVYRDIHISSVKRNVPAVSSKDARQGNVSLRGAPPKHAIKNPWAFLTANQENRPPGPAPAARPALVAAPRPLPGISAKPVAVEGQSAACKEGEDAPLGQRSSECSAPPPEVRGVSAASTCTRLSSHAAEVKPNVKVRPGFTAAATKSTTQAPGTCLTRGTIPAVSQKKETSRQEPSEGSVSMHVLRVSLCGKKTTLSHRGQLMAMASCTGGVLRAFTARDTGVRVVECRDHRELVFQLPTKELVPFKDICIVAPISQGSFGTVSRATWRGQTVAVKQAHGVLTQEALRSIAREMNSFRAMDAHPHIVKYLGMCLDPGCVGIVMEYLPGGSLFDLLYENKVLVAAERRLVLSRQLTQAVHYMHHEKRMVHRDLKTANLIVDGVSGLKLCDFGKTRSLEASGKLLLDDNGGSPRYMAPECFATGTLIDEKADIWGLACCLIEIFGGPIPFEEIHSNDGVIDAIMCKRMRPAVPSWFHPAARRLFERCFSWSPRERPSALEIARTLELFTASDLNAYGMNTRRVK